Part of the Paenibacillus sp. FSL R7-0273 genome is shown below.
AACGGGCGATCACGTACAAATCGAAGAAACCGAAGCACAAACCGTGCTGATCAGCGGCGGACTCCGTGTTGTCATCAACAAAGGCACGCATTGGTCCGTGGACTTCTACCGCGGTGAAGAGCGCATTACCGGCAGCGGTTTCAAATCGATGGCTTACATTACCGATCAGGACGGCAACACGTTCATGCGTGAAGAGCTGGATATCGGCGTAGGCGAATATGTATACGGGCTGGGCGAGCGCTTTACTCCATTTGTGAAGAACGGACAGGTTGTTGATCTCTGGAACAAGGATGGCGGTACCAGCTCGGAGCAGGCCTACAAGAACATTCCATTCTATGTGACCAGCAAAGGCTACGGCGTATTCGTTAACCACCCGGAACTCGTTTCGTATGAAATCGCTTCGGAAAAAGTGAAAAAGGCCCAGTTCAGCGTAGCTGGAGAGAGCCTTGAATATTTCGTAATTGAAGGACCTTCGATCAAAGAGGTTATCAGCAAATATACCTCCCTGACCGGTAAGCCTGCGCTTCCGCCGGCATGGACCTTTGGCCTGTGGCTGACGACTTCGTTCACCACTGACTACGATGAAGCAACGGTTAACTCCTTCGTAGAAGGTATGGCAGAGCGTGATCTTCCGCTGCATGTATTCCATTTTGACTGCTTCTGGATGCGTGAATACCAGTGGACCGACTTCCAGTGGGACCCGCGCGTATTCCCGGACCCTGTCGGCATGCTGAAACGCCTGAAGGAGAAAGGCCTGAAGATCTGTGTATGGATCAACTCCTATATCGGACAGCGTTCCCCGCTGTTTGAAGAAGGCAAGAAGAACGGCTATCTGATCAAAAAAGCAAACGGCGACGTATACCAGACTGACCTGTGGCAGGCCGGCATGGGCCTGGTGGACTTCACCAACCCTGCAGCGTGCGAATGGTATGCTGGTTACCTGCGTGACCTGGTGGACATGGGCGTGGACAGCTTCAAAACAGACTTCGGCGAGCGCATCCCTACGGATGTTGTATACTTCGACGGCTCTGACCCGCAGAAGATGCACAACTATTACACCCAAATGTACAACAAGGTTGTCTTTGATGTACTGGAAGAAAAGCTTGGCAAAAATGAAGCAGCAGTGTTCGCGCGTTCGGCTACAGCCGGCGGACAGATGTTCCCGGTACACTGGGGCGGCGACTGCTATGCAGACTACGAGTCGATGGCAGAAAGCCTGCGCGGCGGCCTGTCCCTCGGCCTATCCGGCTTCGGCTTCTGGAGCCATGATATCGGCGGCTTCGAGAATACGGCTCCGGCGCATGTATTCAAGCGCTGGCTGGCCTTCGGCCTGCTCTCCAGCCACAGCCGTCTGCACGGCAGCACCTCGTACCGTGTACCTTGGGCTTACGATGACGAAGCAGTGGATGTTACCCGTTTCTTCACCAAGCTCAAATGCAGCCTGATGCCTTATCTGTATGATGTTGCCGGACAGGCGCATGAAGAGGGCTGGGCTTCGATGCGGGCCATGGTGATGGAGTTCCCTGAAGATCCGACCTGTGAAGTGCTGGACCGCCAGTACATGCTTGGTGACAAGCTGCTGGTTGCTCCGATCTTCCAGGAGAACGGTGAAGTGAAATACTATCTGCCGGCCGGCCGCTGGACGCACCTGCTGAGCGGCGAAACCGTAACAGGCGGAGCATGGCGCAAAGAGAAGCATGACTTCTTCAGCCTGCCGCTGTTCGTCCGCCAGAACTCGCTGCTTGCTACAGGCAGTGAAGATACCCGTCCGGATTATGATTTTGCAGACGGCGTGAAGTTCGGCTTGTACTCACTGGAAGACGGAGCTGCTACAACTACGGTTGTCCGCGATATCAAGGGTGCGCCTGAGCTGACTGTGAAGGCTGAACGCCAGGGCAGCAAGGTAACTGTAACGGCTGAAGGCAGCGGCAAAGCGTTCTCGCTGGCTGTCAAGGACCTGGGTGCCATCGCATCCGTAGAAGGTGCTGAGCAGGCGGATGAAACCACTGTGAACGTGGCTGCCGGAGCGAAGTCTGTCTCCTTCACGATTACACTGAAATAAGCTAATACCAGCTCTCTAATGACCGGGGACAGATTGTTCCCGGTTTATTAGGGAGTTTTTTTGGAGAGCGGAACCTGTAAGGGCTCAATCCCGCAACGGAGTGTTATTTCATCTGGTTAAATCTTAATCTTATTAAATGGGAAATTTGTGACCTGTTTCACTAAAACCGCTGCCACAAAAGATGAGAAGTGAGGGAATTAGGTGGCGAAAATCCAACTAAATATTGGGGCCCGGTTAGAGGTTACTGGATCTGTAGCATAACAGAATAGGAGCAATGATTATGAACATTAAAGATAACGATGGGGTGCTCAGCCAGACCGCCTACTCATCGGCAACAGCAGTATCTACTGCTGCGAATTATATTATGAATGCGGCGGAGCCGTTCACTCATACATACCGGACTTATGTGCGCCTGCGGGAGAACGGCAGCCTGACGCTGAAGCTCTGGCACAGTAATAGCGTGGACTCCACCTGGGATCTGGGGCAGGAAGCCAAGGGCAGTGAGCCGGGCGGAGAGTGGGAGATCGAAGCCGCCTATATCGCTGACGGAGGACTTGTGCCCAATGGCACAGTTACGCCCGGGACGCAGGTGGCGGTTACATTCAACGGAGCAGGCTCCCGGCAGGTTGCTCCCGGTGAGTGCTTCTGGAGCGATGAGGTTCAGCTTGAGCTGCCGGAGGGTCACTATCTGGCGTTCACCTGGACGATTAAGACGCCGGCACCGGGCAAGTCCTTCCCGTACAACGTTGAGGGGATGCTGGTCAGCGGATTCGATGCTCCGGGCAGCCTGGCGGGCAGTGAAACGGCTGAGGGATTCACCGAATCAGATAAGCTGCTGGTAGCCCCGAGCTATATTGGCTATAAGAAACAGGTAGCCAAGAAGCTTGTCTTTCTGGGGGACTCCATTACCCAGGGTGTGCGTACGGAGAAGGACGCATATACCTACTGGGCGGCGCGCATTGCCGAAGGGCTGGGAACAGATTACGGCCTGTGGAACATCGGCTCAGGCTGGGGCAGGGCCTATGATGTGGCTGCAGACGGGCCATGGCTGAACAAGGCGAAGCAGGGCGACGAAGTATTGATGGTGCTGGGCGTCAATGATCTGGATATCGGCAAACGGACCGCAGATGAGCTGCTCGGTGATCTGGCGGCGATAGTCAGCACGATCAAGGCAGCCAATCCGGCAGCCAAAGTTATACTCAGCACCGTGCCCCCGTTCAACTTTGCTGAAGAGCGGGAGACCTACTGGCGCGAGGTGAATGCAGTGATCCGCAATAATTCTCCCGCCTACGTAGACCGGGTATTCGATATAGCCGCTGTATTGGCAGAGCCTGCACCGCAGGAGCACCGGATCCGTCCGGAATACATGAGTAACGAGTTTGATCCGCATCCGAACGGTCACGCCGGCAAGGCGGTGGCTGAAGCCTTTTTAGCCTGGTACGGACAGGACAATTAAAGAACCCTTGAAGCATATTAGGCATACTATGGAGTA
Proteins encoded:
- the yicI gene encoding alpha-xylosidase: MKFTDGLWLVREGININGAVQNYVVEKTAEGLTAITQTTPITGRAATLNSTLLTVKFHSPLPGVVGVKIIHNDGVIDRGPAFELTKGTGDHVQIEETEAQTVLISGGLRVVINKGTHWSVDFYRGEERITGSGFKSMAYITDQDGNTFMREELDIGVGEYVYGLGERFTPFVKNGQVVDLWNKDGGTSSEQAYKNIPFYVTSKGYGVFVNHPELVSYEIASEKVKKAQFSVAGESLEYFVIEGPSIKEVISKYTSLTGKPALPPAWTFGLWLTTSFTTDYDEATVNSFVEGMAERDLPLHVFHFDCFWMREYQWTDFQWDPRVFPDPVGMLKRLKEKGLKICVWINSYIGQRSPLFEEGKKNGYLIKKANGDVYQTDLWQAGMGLVDFTNPAACEWYAGYLRDLVDMGVDSFKTDFGERIPTDVVYFDGSDPQKMHNYYTQMYNKVVFDVLEEKLGKNEAAVFARSATAGGQMFPVHWGGDCYADYESMAESLRGGLSLGLSGFGFWSHDIGGFENTAPAHVFKRWLAFGLLSSHSRLHGSTSYRVPWAYDDEAVDVTRFFTKLKCSLMPYLYDVAGQAHEEGWASMRAMVMEFPEDPTCEVLDRQYMLGDKLLVAPIFQENGEVKYYLPAGRWTHLLSGETVTGGAWRKEKHDFFSLPLFVRQNSLLATGSEDTRPDYDFADGVKFGLYSLEDGAATTTVVRDIKGAPELTVKAERQGSKVTVTAEGSGKAFSLAVKDLGAIASVEGAEQADETTVNVAAGAKSVSFTITLK
- a CDS encoding SGNH/GDSL hydrolase family protein is translated as MNIKDNDGVLSQTAYSSATAVSTAANYIMNAAEPFTHTYRTYVRLRENGSLTLKLWHSNSVDSTWDLGQEAKGSEPGGEWEIEAAYIADGGLVPNGTVTPGTQVAVTFNGAGSRQVAPGECFWSDEVQLELPEGHYLAFTWTIKTPAPGKSFPYNVEGMLVSGFDAPGSLAGSETAEGFTESDKLLVAPSYIGYKKQVAKKLVFLGDSITQGVRTEKDAYTYWAARIAEGLGTDYGLWNIGSGWGRAYDVAADGPWLNKAKQGDEVLMVLGVNDLDIGKRTADELLGDLAAIVSTIKAANPAAKVILSTVPPFNFAEERETYWREVNAVIRNNSPAYVDRVFDIAAVLAEPAPQEHRIRPEYMSNEFDPHPNGHAGKAVAEAFLAWYGQDN